From the genome of Virgibacillus proomii, one region includes:
- a CDS encoding T7SS effector LXG polymorphic toxin — MSATRKIHTQIKNIQKSIEGITALEEAFKGKTANSIRTFYKKGHQPFLLFLEGFIANYLDTLREIKKSINELKPDSNGVIREDFLADGVQGGLKRAEHMAMMLTDEVNVVLRSVRDIIDVRDLDDGEFLDKVQHAKKMTHKTIEKLYLFDRHNTAKLEPVEQDIHTMKNYESRIRELGNSGQINNATYQARKIVDQKIHQQLMQCLMKKAGKNAIDLEVIMGELGKRLFSKFIPLAAIPINYLQKHFGLKTMDFSYRAMHATLAATGDSLTASEFSTIEHLVISKEKVSDYKGVTARSLLHFS, encoded by the coding sequence ATTAGCGCAACTAGAAAAATACATACACAAATTAAAAACATCCAGAAAAGCATAGAAGGCATTACCGCCTTAGAGGAAGCTTTTAAAGGGAAGACAGCCAATTCTATTCGAACATTTTACAAAAAGGGACACCAGCCGTTTCTGTTGTTCCTAGAGGGATTCATCGCAAATTACTTGGATACGTTACGAGAGATAAAAAAGTCTATTAATGAACTGAAACCGGACAGCAATGGAGTTATTCGAGAGGACTTTCTTGCCGATGGTGTTCAAGGAGGACTTAAACGGGCGGAACATATGGCAATGATGTTAACCGATGAAGTAAATGTTGTTCTTCGATCGGTCAGGGATATTATTGATGTTAGGGATTTAGATGATGGAGAGTTCCTGGACAAAGTACAACACGCAAAGAAAATGACACACAAGACTATTGAAAAGCTTTATCTATTTGATCGGCACAATACAGCTAAGCTAGAGCCCGTGGAGCAAGATATCCATACCATGAAAAACTATGAAAGTCGAATTAGGGAGCTTGGAAATAGTGGTCAAATAAATAATGCAACGTACCAAGCAAGAAAGATAGTTGATCAAAAGATTCATCAGCAGCTGATGCAATGTCTCATGAAAAAGGCTGGAAAAAATGCCATAGACTTAGAAGTAATTATGGGAGAGCTCGGCAAACGTTTATTTTCGAAGTTTATCCCACTAGCAGCGATTCCGATTAACTATTTGCAGAAACATTTTGGACTGAAAACAATGGATTTCAGCTATCGGGCTATGCATGCCACCCTAGCAGCAACGGGGGATAGTTTAACTGCAAGTGAGTTTTCAACCATCGAGCATCTCGTTATTTCAAAAGAAAAGGTTTCGGATTACAAGGGCGTAACGGCAAGGAGTCTATTACACTTTAGCTGA
- a CDS encoding immunity 70 family protein yields MAVGFRIDFLWYQIGHGDFLHSFFSTISFHLEPEGWGTKYPYLLKKLYQGKLSWKDAPKALEELNSIQKQLKHYGPDKVIWDIEDLSKKPPWKDNISSEITDLSNYFVTSDGRDLIEVLKRALQDSINEKIDLEIASL; encoded by the coding sequence ATGGCAGTTGGTTTTAGAATAGATTTCTTGTGGTATCAGATTGGACATGGCGACTTTTTGCATTCATTTTTTTCAACAATTAGCTTTCATTTAGAGCCAGAGGGTTGGGGAACTAAGTATCCATATCTTCTAAAGAAATTATATCAAGGTAAACTAAGTTGGAAGGATGCACCAAAAGCTTTGGAAGAACTTAATTCTATCCAAAAACAATTAAAGCATTACGGCCCTGATAAAGTAATATGGGATATTGAAGATTTATCTAAAAAGCCTCCATGGAAAGATAATATTAGTTCTGAAATAACTGATTTATCGAATTACTTTGTTACAAGCGATGGCAGAGATTTAATCGAGGTTCTGAAAAGAGCATTACAGGATTCAATAAACGAAAAGATTGATTTAGAAATTGCAAGCCTATAG